A genome region from Plasmodium vivax chromosome 11, whole genome shotgun sequence includes the following:
- a CDS encoding hypothetical protein, conserved (encoded by transcript PVX_114295A), translated as MYYDPLVALVNLSPVEKLSDETSKKKSRWGNSSASTNVENKVVPSKWGPEETKPYLPLPFVDLPPGLTPSQLDQFLREQRYDELTKKLNKGELEYVDPDIRPPSPPPIYDKNGSRINTREARVKNCMIEEYHRLVEYLLKHVEGFVAPPNYKPIKKIRKIEIPIDKYPEYNFMGLIIGPRGCNHKRLEAESGAQISIRGKGTLKEGKKTDHQTEIEANMPKHVHISADNEECVEKAVSLITPLLDPFHPLHDEYKKKGLEQLALVNGINLNQLEAQRCSMCNSTSHMTFECPENMNLQNFKKPEIKCTLCGDHGHITLDCKLAKNNNAKPDFNPSPEKGFTSVSNGTVGNIPAPPSTAPPPPYDKPRGVTPYGQTSRIEKIKIDLEYQRMMNELNPDKESGDHSTAKELNKSGNESIYATGANAMGASATGDFPPPAGSLTTLGDIHMDSFSDPAPNFSDLSTIFPGTTGNGKGSRGGRGGKGSKSNKNFNNGVMPPPMNSKNKNNPNFIPLGQNSSAFSEELMSANTSPNFYESHSKNGRSSSQKSSGNKNFNASGSNYPNANNIPLNPPLPMLPNFFNFPFMNNGMVQGGSVPFPNGQQMAPGQQLPMDPLYMQGFPGWPQMPMGYSEDMLAHAAAPDTNPPPLPSEGVNNQDGANVT; from the exons atgtactacGACCCGCTGGTCGCCCTCGTCAACCTCTCCCCCGTGGAAAAGCTGAGCGACGAAACgtccaaaaaaaagtccAGGTGGGGAAACAGCTCTGCAAGTACTAACGTAGAAAACAAAGTAGTGCCAAGCAAATGGGGGCCAGAAGAAACCAAGCCGTACTTAcccctcccctttgtggATCTCCCCCCAGGGTTAACTCCCTCCCAACTTGACCAGTTTCTACGCGAACAGAGATACGACGAATTGACAAAGAAACTAAATAAAGGGGAGCTAGAATATGTAGACCCTGACATTAGACCTCCATCTCCTCCCCCTATTTACGATAAAAACGGAAGTAGAATAAATACAAGAGAAGCGAGGGTGAAGAACTGTATGATTGAGGAGTACCACAGGTTGGTGGAGTACCTCCTAAAGCATGTAGAAGGATTTGTAGCGCCTCCAAATTATAAgccaattaaaaaaattagaaaaattgaaataccAATTGATAAATATCctgaatataattttatgggATTAATTATTGGCCCTAGGGGATGTAACCATAAAAGGTTGGAGGCGGAGAGCGGTGCACAGATAAGCATCCGTGGTAAGGGGACCctaaaagaaggaaaaaaaacggaccACCAAACAGAAATTGAAGCTAATATGCCTAAGCATGTACACATATCTGCTGACAATGAGGAATGTGTTGAGAAGGCGGTCAGTTTAATTACCCCACTGTTGGACCCCTTCCACCCACTACATGATGAGTATAAAAAGAAGGGACTAGAACAATTGGCACTTGTGAATGGTATTAACTTAAATCAGTTAGAGGCACAGCGATGTTCTATGTGTAACTCCACCTCGCACATGACTTTCGAGTGCCCAGAAAATATGAATctccaaaattttaagaaaccAGAAATTAAGTGTACCCTTTGTGGGGATCATGGGCACATAACGCTTGACTGCAAGTTGGCTAAGAATAATAATGCCAAGCCAGATTTTAACCCCTCCCCCGAAAAGGGCTTCACCTCCGTTAGCAATGGCACCGTTGGAAATATCCCCGCACCTCCCTCCACTGCGCCACCACCACCGTATGATAAACCCAGAGGGGTCACCCCCTATGGGCAAACGTCcagaattgaaaaaataaaaatcgaCTTGGAGTACCAAAGAATGATGAACGAGCTCAACCCAGATAAAGAAAGCGGAGACCACTCCACTGCTAAGGAGTTAAATAAAAGTGGAAATGAAAGTATCTATGCTACGGGGGCGAATGCTATGGGGGCCAGTGCTACAGgtgacttcccccccccagcgggCAGCCTCACCACGTTAGGAGACATCCATATGGACTCATTCAGCGACCCCGCACCTAACTTTTCAGATCTGAGCACCATCTTCCCAGGCACCACCGGAAACGGAAAAGGTAGCCGAGGGGGCAGAGGCGGAAAGGGTAGTAAAAgcaacaaaaattttaataacgGGGTTATGCCTCCTCCAATGaacagcaaaaataaaaacaaccCCAATTTTATCCCCTTGGGGCAAAATAGCAGTGCTTTTTCAGAAGAGCTGATGAGTGCAAATACGTCTCCAAACTTTTACGAGTCGCACtccaaaaatgggagaagcaGTTCACAAAAGAGTTCTGGCAATAAGAATTTTAATGCGTCCGGATCGAATTACCCAAATGCGAATAACATTCCGCTAAATCCGCCCCTCCCTATGTtacccaatttttttaattttccttttatgaaTAACGGCATGGTACAAGGTGGTTCTGTGCCCTTCCCCAATGGTCAGCAGATGGCTCCTGGCCAGCAGCTACCCATGGACCCCCTCTACATGCAGGGCTTTCCGG GCTGGCCGCAAATGCCCATGGGCTACTCGGAAGATATGCTGGCGCACGCCGCTGCGCCTGACACGAATCCGCCCCCCCTGCCATCGGAAGGTGTGAACAACCAGGACGGCGCGAATGTTACGTGA
- a CDS encoding superoxide dismutase, putative (encoded by transcript PVX_114290A; Apicoplast targeted protein. Curated by Stuart Ralph, Walter and Eliza Hall Institute of Medical Research, Australia.) — protein sequence MAAFKVLLFFCFFFLLEQGILRGSKRGRPLAITDSARTRVCARGLKRADKLGYLSFFGRPSEVKNESKCASKVDDLLYDSWGVKPLWETKPFSLMKLPFSPKSMSPFLSEESVKYHYSKHHAAYVKNLNNLADQHGELRNLTLEEVIGRYSGPIYNNAAQIFNHNFFWLGLKEHGGGKPYGEIKNKIEESFTTFENFKDAFLKEASGHFGSGWIWLIMKDKKLTIYQGHDADNPIRGNIGHPILTLDVWEHAYYVDYKNARGDYVKEWLNKVNWDFANYNLSALN from the exons ATGGCTGCATTTAaagttttgctttttttttgttttttttttcttcttgagCAGGGGATATTGAGAGGTTCTAAGCGAGGCCGTCCGTTGGCCATCACCGATTCGGCGCGCACCCGTGTGT gcgcTCGGGGACTCAAAAGAGCCGACAAGCTGGGGTACCTCTCCTTCTTCGGCAGACCATCtgaagtgaaaaatgagTCCAAGTGTGCATCCAAAGTGGACGACCTGCTGTATGACAGCTGGGGAGTCAAGCCCTTGTGGGAGACGAAACCGTTTTCCTTAATGAAGCTTCCATTC AGCCCCAAAAGTATGTCTCCCTTCCTCAGTGAAGAATCGGTGAAATACCACTACAGCAAGCACCACGCCGCCTACGTCAAGAACTTGAATA ATTTAGCCGATCAGCATGGCGAACTGAGGAACTTGACTTTGGAAG AGGTGATAGGGAGATACTCCGGGCCGATTTATAACAATGCAG CCCAGATTTTTAACCACAACTTCTTTTGGTTGGGACTGAAGGAGCATGGAGGTGGGAAGCCCTACGGagaaataaagaacaaaatcgAAGAGTCCTTTACCACCTTTGAAAACTTTAAGGACGCCTTTTTGAAGGAAGCCTCAG GCCATTTTGGGAGTGGCTGGATATGGCTAATAATGAAAGACAAAAAGCTGACCATCTACCAAGGACACGACGCCGATAACCCCATAAGAGGAAACATTGGCCACCCCATCCTAACCCTAG ACGTTTGGGAGCATGCCTACTACGTGGATTACAAGAATGCCAGAGGGGACTACGTGAAAg AATGGCTGAACAAAGTTAACTGGGATTTTGCCAACTACAACTTATCCGCTTTAAATTAG
- a CDS encoding RNA-binding protein mei2 homologue, putative (encoded by transcript PVX_114285A): MNTHLRETNFTSRPSDAAKKGKDKTTVHIKNTYISPYVLYNNRKGNNENEFAKLNNLLTNEKNRVFIKHKLNYFKDGIHEKKILRYALINELNLKCFENRGNGCELNSITTMIRMNSEFGSDKEQGVAAREEADLVGNIKELTIIRSEDIIRGGGIIRSEEFISSKDVLRRGGGPHRVDMQHRGDALCRGDVLCRSDVPLRGVGTTNEKASDGAEKRSGPFKTRPSDEKEGDFFGYSNHYGGSNQYGDSNQYGDSNQYGDSNQYGDSNQYGDSKDVPTSLCCLPTGEPCPGGGRTAKESPAEGSNKGDVPTKSTNRLKNSTNDVVYKCEDSIPLGTILNIHNLDNNSTNILTTVMLRNIPNKYTQKMLMNVMNEHFKGLYDFFYLPIDFRNKCNVGYAFINFIHPYYAELFIRFFNNYKLNAFKSNKVCSVTWGRVQGLKANIEHYRNSAIMTIPIPQYKPMLFQNGISVSWPESDGPLPAIKLRSQKY; the protein is encoded by the coding sequence ATGAATACCCACCTGCGGGAGACCAACTTTACAAGCAGGCCAAGTGACGcagcgaaaaaggggaaggacaaAACAACTGTGCACATAAAGAACACATACATCTCGCCCTACGTCCTCTATAACAACAGAAAGGGAAACAACGAAAATGAATTTGCCAAGCTGAATAACCTCTtaacaaatgaaaagaacCGAGTGTTTATTAAGCACAAATTGAATTACTTCAAAGATGGTATTCACGAGAAAAAGATTTTAAGATATGCGTTAATTAATGAGCTAAATTTAAAGTGCTTCGAGAATAGGGGGAATGGGTGCGAACTGAATAGCATCACGACGATGATTCGTATGAACTCTGAATTTGGGAGCGACAAGGAGCAGGGCGTGGCTGCGCGAGAGGAAGCAGACTTGGTTGGCAATATAAAGGAGCTCACCATTATTCGCAGCGAGGATATAATTCGTGGGGGGGGCATCATCCGCAGCGAGGAATTCATCAGCAGCAAGGATGTGCTtcgccgcgggggggggccacACCGTGTGGATATGCAACACCGTGGGGATGCCCTATGCCGCGGCGATGTGCTATGCCGCAGCGATGTGCCGCTCCGTGGGGTAGGCACTACCAATGAAAAGGCGAGTGACGgcgcggaaaaaaggagcggcCCCTTTAAGACACGCCCGAGTGACGAAAAGGAAGGCGACTTCTTTGGTTATAGCAACCACTACGGGGGTAGCAACCAATACGGGGATAGCAACCAATACGGGGATAGCAACCAATACGGGGATAGCAACCAATACGGGGATAGCAACCAATACGGGGATAGCAAAGATGTGCCCACTTCGCTGTGCTGCCTTCCGACGGGTGAGCCatgcccaggggggggaagaactgCCAAGGAGTCGCCAGCAGAAGGTAGCAACAAAGGGGACGTGCCTACGAAGAGTACTAATCGGCTGAAGAACAGCACAAACGATGTAGTGTACAAATGCGAAGACTCAATTCCATTGGGAACCATCCTGAACATTCATAATCTTGATAACAACAGCACGAACATCCTAACGACGGTGATGTTGCGAAATATCCCCAACAagtacacacaaaaaatgcTTATGAATGTGATGAATGAGCACTTTAAAGGactttatgattttttttaccttccaATTGATTTCCGCAATAAATGTAACGTTGGCTATGCctttatcaattttatacATCCATATTATgctgaactgttcatacgattttttaataattataaactGAATGCTTTTAAAAGCAACAAAGTGTGCAGCGTCACTTGGGGAAGAGTACAGGGGCTGAAGGCTAACATCGAACATTATAGGAATTCCGCCATCATGACTATTCCCATCCCGCAGTATAAACCCATGCTCTTTCAAAATGGGATTTCCGTCTCTTGGCCCGAGTCCGACGGGCCCCTGCCCGCCATCAAGCTGCGCTCGCAGAAGTATTGA
- a CDS encoding hypothetical protein, conserved (encoded by transcript PVX_114280A) produces MAPLPSWAIAVLLLLCLHNQIGTLNCLKCADNHKCKNACYILDDDKQVCLCNANEKGVHCTEKWNMCEKDCNIRGMNESCSIALCRRGKCIPIDKKPYYSCECGDFYTGKNCEIENNPCSSAETNPCLNGTCLFIAKLNRVICKCHNGWTQKDKQSSSMLNWGREKVEVPPPCDVQITRGLSKYVVYHTPAAYAMWWLIYVVSVLVLFLCCCNVCFDFFSHSLLSYFTLFGGKKRD; encoded by the exons ATGGCCCCACTGCCCAGCTGGGCCATCGCCGTACTTTTGCTGCTCTGCTTGCACAATCAAATAGGGACGCTGAATTGCCTAAAATGTGCAGATAATCATAAGTGCAAAAACGCCTGTTACATTTTGGACGATGATAAGCAGGTATGCTTGTGCAATGCAAATGAGAAGGGGGTGCACTGCACGGAGAAATGGAATATGTGCGAGAAGGACTGTAACATTCGCGGGATGAACGAATCGTGCTCTATTGCCTTATGCAGACGGG gaaAGTGCATTCCGATTGACAAGAAGCCCTATTACTCATGCGAGTGCGGAGACTTCTACACAGGGAAGAACTGCGAAATTGAAAACAACCCCTGCTCGTCGGCAGAAACGAATCCTTGCCTGAACGGTACATGTCTTTTTATCGCTAAACTGAACAGAGTTATTTGCAAGTGCCACAATGGGTGGACTCAGAAGGATAAACAGAGTTCGTCCATGCTCAACTGGGGGAGGGAGAAGGTCGAggtgcctcccccctgcgATG TACAAATCACGAGGGGGCTCTCCAAGTACGTGGTTTACCACACGCCGG CGGCGTACGCCATGTGGTGGCTAATCTACGTGGTGAGCGTCCTGGTGCTGTTCCTCTGCTGCTGCAACGTGTGCTTCGACTTCTTCTCCCACTCCCTGCTGAGTTACTTTACGTTATTCGGCGGGAAGAAGAGGGACTGA
- a CDS encoding ferredoxin--NADP reductase, putative (encoded by transcript PVX_114275A; Apicoplast targeted protein. Curated by Stuart Ralph, Walter and Eliza Hall Institute of Medical Research, Australia.): MKLPVALLLLPVVLLLLPAATGGGVTSHKVSACPAWEKKKYEIKKAFFVKSASTICKKRKPLRHFTNAEGNSYTNVYTIRNPLRCKVVDKVKLVRQNALHEVYNLEIDHGGMFKYLEGHSCGVIPYYEEVVQTDDKNNPQEGGKKGGKKCARLYSISSSNSNNLSIAIRIHTYEAEKNGHLHLQYGYCSGYIKGLKKNDNIYLTGAHGCFVLPNNVLEENTNLILIATGTGISPYIAFLKKIWGNQKGNFPQKKPSYKGQIYLFYGVYNEDSILYLQELQQFVKMHPGNFHVEYVFSSAKNLDGTSHHVQDEIYRRRENFLRLFNDLKCELYICGHKSIRAKIMEILKGDDQVWDAEKRKRVHVEVY; encoded by the coding sequence ATGAAACTGCCAGTGGCGCTGCTACTACTTCCGGTGGTACTGCTACTCCTGCCAGCGGCCACCGGCGGGGGGGTGACCTCGCACAAGGTTAGCGCATGTCCAgcgtgggaaaaaaaaaaatatgaaattaaaaaggcatTCTTTGTGAAGAGCGCCTCAACCATATGCAAGAAGAGGAAACCCCTCCGACATTTCACCAACGCAGAGGGGAATAGCTACACAAATGTTTACACAATTAGGAACCCACTAAGGTGTAAAGTGGTCGATAAGGTAAAGCTCGTGAGACAAAATGCTCTGCATGAAGTGTATAACCTGGAGATAGACCACGGGGGGATGTTCAAATATTTGGAGGGGCACTCATGCGGGGTCATTCCCTATTATGAAGAGGTGGTCCAAACAGACGACAAAAATAACCCccaagagggggggaaaaaaggggggaaaaaatgcgcaaGGCTTTATTCTATATCCTCCAGTAACTCTAATAATCTCTCCATAGCCATCAGAATTCATACCTACGAGGCAGAAAAGAACGGACACCTGCATCTGCAATATGGGTACTGCTCAGGGTACATAAAAgggttaaagaaaaatgataatatatatttaacgGGGGCACACGGATGCTTCGTTCTTCCAAACAATGTGCTGGAAGAAAACACGAATTTGATTTTAATTGCCACGGGAACGGGTATCTCTCCGTAcattgcttttttaaaaaaaatttggggAAACCAAAAAGGTAATTTTCCACAAAAGAAGCCATCCTATAAAGGCCAAATTTACCTCTTCTATGGAGTGTACAATGAAGACTCAATTCTGTACCTTCAGGAGCTCCAACAGTTTGTTAAGATGCACCCGGGCAACTTCCACGTGGAGTATGTCTTCTCttctgcaaaaaatttggatGGCACTTCCCATCATGTGCAAGACGAAATATACAGGAGGAGAGAAAACTTCTTGCGCCTTTTTAATGATCTCAAATGCGAGCTTTACATTTGTGGCCATAAATCCATCAGGGCCAAAATTATGGAAATCCTAAAGGGGGACGACCAGGTATGGGACGCCGAGAAGAGGAAGCGCGTTCACGTTGAGGTTTACTAG
- a CDS encoding hypothetical protein, conserved (encoded by transcript PVX_114270A) — MMMSNKDEEKKYQNIITDKLRELLGEYEVDILTEYVWHMAGNAKSSREFMCNELKDFLGDHTTVFVNWLMKLMGDIKKPLKSDSSPKNEKSYKSESAKDRHHGEASRSNRSRESKSRHSVTQGRRTKDHQRDYDSSRRDTSITRRRSRSYRSRSRSSRYSLNDADSFNRRRSKKRQRGGIGTRSASSSVNARKFHYDSNRPRSKRGDKEMDRMKGRDDMKYRRVGRSGSHSMAPSRVIYVEKEEEKKLRKVEALQDGAQKRNDLEGRRMSDSADEYNASEKKNKAVLKPNPQFGGDKPIPFLQPSATSMANHDMPNYRMNYPYENVGAQPSYEKGMNPTGANYHPGNYMLNQQKLMDSSTMSGNTFMPPAMLNNSFVNNRHPNSGLHHPNRMHFNAHMNKKGPPPPASYVNPNSAMNPRNHQHNMFFTNNMTKNNYNEKMPNPTPPPPSYNPPLPNAQMDRAPNDPAAVKEDGQPFAAAQQRGGPAETAVQGVGDGGANSSGLVNADAPQGPNPDDPADAKNTVAKIPKKCLFLPNCQYGDKCRYIHPVENCRNWPYCAFGSECIYIHPNVPCKFGLYCANYYCNYSHDHVDTANLPEVGMNGYFLNKKLINNNDKGNNSGANFDDKVAQISISMPKTPPEMKKDNRTKNGYSENEYLQSMLDVEGQGLNQDNMTLERGGEPNGNNHLGEATGGQTLGEEQGVLHPANAGAKDCGPLDNAGGESYGHQLAEDPSANATSEKGPLDYNCFDIVVNPDGVAGAAAEAEAEAAFAASAGGGEQQEGAINPPEDN; from the exons ATGATGATGAGCAACAAAGacgaggagaaaaaataccaaaatattattacagATAAGTTAAGGGAACTTCTAGGTGAATATGAAGTGGATATATTGACTGAGTACGTTTGGCACATGGCTGGGAATGCCAAAAGTAGCCGGGAGTTTATGTGTAACGAGCTGAAGGATTTCCTGGGAGACCAC ACCACCGTCTTTGTCAACTGGCTGATGAAGCTCATGGGTGACATAAAAAAACCGTTAAAGAGTGACAGCTCCCCGAAGAATGAGAAATCGTATAAATCCGAGAGTGCCAAGGATAGGCATCACGGCGAGGCTTCTCGGTCCAACAGGAGCAGAG AATCCAAATCAAGACATTCCGTCACTCAAGGAAGGAGAACGAAG GACCACCAAAGGGATTACGACTCCAGCAGGAGAGACACTTCCATTACGAGGAGGCGATCCAGAAGTTACCGAAGCAGAAGTAGAAGCAGCAGGTACTCGCTCAACGATGCAGATTCGTTTaacagaaggagaagcaagaaaaggcaaaggggaggaaTAGGCACAAGATCGGCATCCTCCAGTGTAAACGCGAGGAAATTTCACTACGACAGCAATAGGCCTAGATCCAAGAGAGGAGACAAAGAAATGGATCGAATGAAAGGAAGGGACGATATGAAGTACAGGAGGGTCGGCAGAAGTGGCAGTCACTCGATGGCCCCGAGTAGAGTGATCTAcgtggaaaaggaggaagagaaaaaactGAGGAAGGTTGAGGCACTGCAGGACGGTGCCCAGAAAAGGAATG ATCTGGAAGGCAGACGAATGAGCGACAGCGCGGATGAGTACAACGCCAGCGAAAAGAAGAATAAGGCCGTGCTAAA aCCCAATCCCCAGTTCGGAGGAGACAAACCGATTCCGTTTTTGCAGCCATCCGCGACGA GCATGGCGAACCACGACATGCCCAACTACCGCATGAACTACCCCTACGAGAACGTCGGCGCGCAGCCCAGTTacgaaaaaggaatgaaCCCAACAGGGGCGAATTACCACCCGGGAAATTACATGTTAAATCAGCAGAAGCTAATGGATAGCAGCACCATGAGTGGTAACACCTTCATGCCTCCCGCCATGCTCAATAATAGCTTCGTCAATAATAGGCACCCGAACAGTGGCCTGCACCACCCCAACCGAATGCACTTTAATGCGCACATGAATAAAAAGggtccccctcccccagcGAGTTATGTGAATCCTAACAG CGCGATGAATCCCAGGAATCACCAGCACAATATGTTTTTCACAAATAACATGACGAAGAATAATTACAATGAGAAGATGCCGAACCCGACTCCACCCCCTCCTTCGTATAACCCCCCCCTACCG AATGCGCAGATGGATAGGGCCCCAAATGACCCAGCTGCTGTGAAGGAAGATGGCCAGCCGTTCGCTGCAGCGCAGCAAAGGGGAGGGCCAGCAGAAACAGCGGTTCAGGGGGTTGGCGACGGCGGCGCGAATTCGAGTGGGCTAGTGAATGCAG ATGCTCCCCAGGGACCCAACCCGGACGACCCAGCGGATGCCAAGAACACCGTTGCGAAG ATTCCGAAGAAGTGCCTCTTCCTGCCGAACTGCCAGTATGGAGACAAGTGCCGCTACATTCACCCCGTGGAGAAC TGCCGCAACTGGCCGTACTGCGCCTTCGGATCGGAGTGCATCTACATTCACCCCAATGTGCCCTGCAAGTTTG gtTTGTACTGCGCCAACTACTACTGCAACTACTCGCACGACCACGTGGATACAGCG AACCTGCCCGAAGTTGGCATGAACGGGTACTTCctcaacaaaaaattaataaataacaaCGACAAGGGGAATAACAGCGGCGCGAATTTTGATGATAAGGTAGCCCAGATTTCCATCAGCATGCCGAAGACCCCACcagaaatgaagaaggacaatagaacaaaaaatggctacaGTGAAAATGAGTACCTGCAGAGTATGCTGGATGTAGAGGGGCAAGGATTGAATCAGGATAATATGACACTCGAACGTGGTGGTGAACCGAATGGGAATAACCATTTGGGGGAGGCAACTGGAGGGCAGACCTTGGGAGAGGAACAGGGTGTTCTTCACCCCGCAAATGCTGGGGCGAAAGATTGTGGCCCACTGGATAACGCGGGAGGAGAATCCTATGGGCATCAACTGGCAGAAGACCCAAGCGCGAATGCGACAAGTGAAAAGGGGCCCCTCGATTACAACTGTTTCGACATTGTAGTTAACCCGGACGGTGTAGCAGGGGCAGCAGCGGAAGCAGAAGCGGAAGCCGCATTTGCCGCATccgcaggagggggggaacaGCAAGAAGGGGCCATAAACCCACCGGAGGATAATTAA
- a CDS encoding chorismate synthase (encoded by transcript PVX_114265A), translated as MSTYGTLLKVTSFGESHGKAIGCVIDGFLPNVEINFDLIQRQLNRRRPNQSKLTSNRNEPDKLIVLSGFDENKTLGTPITFLINNEDVIKKNYSSFIDIPRPGHGDYTYFKKYNVKNKSGSSRFSGRETATRVAAGACIEQWLHTFYNCTIVCYVHSVGNIKLPEQVSKDFERNPPSRDLVDAHGAVKYHQGRGTFTDFFGNVYNANGEFLRGGEAAPEGATPADGTPTDGNPTDDPLANARERLSDPGECTLLQTRCPHPLTAVKICSYILKLKKAGDSIGGVATCIAHNVPVGIGEPIFEKMEAELGKIILSIPAVKGIEFGSGFDGTYMLGSDHNDLFGTLDVPEEGPCQRGWTLTDALDSKRGEVTPGGSRAQEGTSFEKDACHRSGHLSNLSGYPSNGSGNPPNGSDHPSNRSGNPPNRSDPRVDESTRETSPPSGEKLLVTTSNNCGGILAGITTGNNIVFRSAIKPVSSIQIEKETCNFFGEKCKLKVTGMHDCCILPRLPPIIEASTSIVIGDMILRQVAKYGHSKLPSVGSLSRSTRE; from the coding sequence ATGAGCACGTATGGGACCCTGCTGAAGGTCACCTCGTTCGGAGAGAGCCACGGAAAAGCAATCGGGTGCGTGATAGATGGGTTCCTGCCAAACGTGGAAATAAATTTCGACTTGATACAGAGGCAGCTAAACAGGAGGAGACCAAACCAGTCGAAGCTAACGAGCAACCGAAATGAGCCCGACAAATTAATTGTCCTTTCCGgttttgatgaaaataaaacctTGGGAACGCCAatcacttttttaattaacaatgaagatgtaataaaaaaaaattattcctcGTTCATAGACATTCCGAGACCCGGGCATGGCGAttacacatattttaaaaaatacaatgtgaaaaataaaagtgggAGTAGTCGTTTTTCCGGGAGAGAAACAGCAACCCGTGTGGCAGCAGGTGCTTGCATCGAGCAGTGGTTGCACACTTTTTACAATTGCACCATCGTTTGTTATGTCCATTCTGTTGGGAATATAAAgttacctgaacaggtcagcaAAGATTTTGAACGCAACCCGCCCTCGAGGGATTTGGTCGATGCGCATGGGGCTGTCAAGTACCACCAGGGGAGGGGCACATTCACCGACTTCTTCGGCAATGTGTACAACGCTAATGGGGAGttcctgcgcgggggggaggctgCCCCTGAGGGAGCCACTCCCGCTGATGGCACTCCCACCGATGGCAATCCCACTGATGACCCCCTCGCAAACGCGCGTGAACGCTTGAGCGACCCGGGGGAGTGCACCCTGCTGCAAACGAGGTGCCCGCACCCACTCACGGCAGTAAAAATATGCtcgtacattttaaaattaaaaaaagcggGGGACAGCATAGGGGGAGTAGCCACGTGCATTGCACACAACGTGCCAGTAGGAATTGGAGAGccaatttttgaaaaaatggaagcagaattaggaaaaattattctttccATTCCAGCAGTGAAGGGCATCGAATTTGGAAGTGGGTTCGATGGGACGTACATGCTCGGGTCAGATCATAACGATTTGTTCGGCACGTTGGATGTGCCAGAGGAGGGACCCTGTCAGAGGGGGTGGACTCTCACGGATGCGCTTgacagcaaaaggggggaggtgaCACCAGGGGGGAGTCGTGCACAGGAGGGCACCTCTTTCGAAAAAGATGCCTGCCATCGATCGGGTCATCTCTCCAATCTATCGGGTTATCCCTCCAATGGATCGGGTAATCCCCCCAATGGATCGGACCATCCCTCCAATCGATCGGGTAATCCCCCCAATCGATCGGACCCCCGAGTCGACGAATCGACGCGCGAAACTTCCCCTCCCAGTGGCGAAAAATTACTTGTCACAACGAGTAACAACTGCGGAGGCATCCTAGCGGGAATTACAACAGGAAATAATATTGTCTTCAGATCGGCCATAAAACCAGTATCTTCCATACAAATAGAAAAGGAAacgtgtaatttttttggagaaaagTGCAAACTGAAAGTAACAGGAATGCACGACTGCTGCATTTTGCCGAGACTTCCCCCCATTATTGAAGCCTCCACTAGTATTGTAATCGGAGACATGATACTTCGACAAGTGGCCAAGTATGGCCATAGCAAGCTTCCCTCTGTGGGGTCCCTCTCCCGCTCGACGAGGGAGTAA